In Halobaculum limi, one DNA window encodes the following:
- a CDS encoding mechanosensitive ion channel family protein, whose product MQQSVLVQLRRTLEGFVTTEARVAVTVVLLTAAAVTALLFAPRVVRVTHRVVRDRVLGNDRVPIEVTEFDWRLPVEVIVRTLQFAVLIACGLAVLVVWGFVDVAVLAVGAMAATVPRLVQLVVTVGIVGGALIGIDVLETRLDAYAAESDAINQHQKGIVFRVLQLAVLAGAVVGSLTVWGVNLGGLLVGAGFLGIVVGTAARSTIGSLIAGFVLMFSRPFELGDWVEIDGKEGIVSDITVINTRIRAANGEVVVIPNDRVANATVSNRTRLGQLRLSVDVGVDYDADLERAEAVAREALDTVSGIASNPAPQVVPKALGDSSVVLECRVWITNPSAPLRARTKASVVREVKRALDDADITIPYPQRELSGREETDGFRVASQRDQRPEAQTVTNPSGDD is encoded by the coding sequence GTGCAGCAATCCGTTCTCGTGCAACTGCGACGGACCCTCGAAGGGTTCGTGACGACGGAGGCGCGAGTCGCGGTCACGGTCGTCTTACTCACGGCCGCGGCCGTCACAGCGCTGTTGTTCGCGCCGCGCGTCGTCAGGGTTACCCACCGAGTCGTCCGCGACCGAGTACTCGGGAACGACCGCGTCCCTATCGAAGTGACCGAGTTCGACTGGCGACTGCCGGTGGAGGTCATCGTCCGCACGCTCCAGTTCGCCGTCCTGATCGCGTGTGGACTCGCGGTGCTGGTGGTGTGGGGGTTCGTCGACGTGGCGGTGCTCGCCGTAGGCGCGATGGCCGCGACCGTCCCGCGACTCGTCCAACTGGTCGTGACCGTCGGCATCGTCGGGGGCGCGCTCATCGGCATCGACGTGTTGGAGACGCGCCTGGACGCGTACGCCGCCGAGTCGGACGCGATCAACCAACACCAGAAGGGGATCGTCTTTCGCGTCCTCCAGTTGGCCGTCCTCGCGGGAGCAGTCGTCGGGAGCCTCACCGTGTGGGGCGTCAATCTCGGCGGCCTCCTCGTCGGTGCGGGCTTTCTCGGCATCGTCGTCGGGACGGCCGCGCGGTCGACCATCGGGTCGCTCATCGCCGGGTTCGTTTTGATGTTCTCCCGGCCGTTCGAGTTGGGCGACTGGGTCGAAATCGACGGCAAGGAGGGTATCGTCTCCGACATCACCGTCATCAACACGCGGATTCGAGCGGCAAACGGTGAGGTCGTCGTCATCCCCAACGACCGCGTGGCGAACGCGACGGTGTCGAACCGAACGCGTCTGGGGCAACTCCGCCTGTCGGTGGACGTGGGCGTCGACTACGACGCCGACCTCGAACGGGCGGAAGCAGTCGCACGGGAGGCGCTGGACACGGTCTCTGGGATCGCGTCAAACCCCGCGCCGCAGGTGGTGCCCAAGGCACTCGGCGACTCGTCGGTCGTCTTGGAGTGTCGCGTCTGGATCACGAACCCAAGTGCGCCGTTGCGCGCGCGGACGAAAGCCTCGGTCGTCCGCGAGGTGAAGCGTGCGCTCGACGACGCCGACATCACGATCCCGTACCCGCAGCGTGAACTGTCCGGGCGCGAGGAGACCGACGGGTTCCGCGTCGCGTCACAACGGGACCAGCGGCCCGAGGCACAGACCGTCACGAACCCGTCGGGCGACGACTGA
- a CDS encoding tRNA uridine(34) 5-carboxymethylaminomethyl modification radical SAM/GNAT enzyme Elp3, whose protein sequence is MSGTAEPDGESADSEEPEAFEEACRLLVQRILDGDVDRDSLESAKLDACSAVSSPKVPQNTDLLQRAPDGRREEVREVVMRKPVRTASGVSPVAIMTSPHTCPHGKCLYCPGGPASEFDSSQSYTGHEPAAARGKQNDYDPYGQVTLRLEQLRHIGHPVDKAELILMGGTMTARSHDYQEWFVKRALQAMNEYDTDARPNPAEGRSFAQDPAEYDFEYLEDVKSRNESSDVRCVGITFETKPDWCDPEQIDRMLDLGGTKVEVGVQTTYERVNREMHRGHGNQASIDANRRLRDSAFKVGFHMMPGQPGMSAEMCREDFRQLFENPDWRPDYLKIYPTLVVRGTRVYDSWRRDEFEPLSNEEAADLVADAMDQIPKYCRLQRVQRDIPADFIDAGVWKSNLRQLAEKRAEEKGYTLQDIRSREVGHNDADPDPSDVELDVVEYEAGGGLEQFISFEDTEQDLLVGFCRLRFPSYSHAASGAGPAADGDAVRRELEDAALVRELHVYGSPATFDGDEGDWQHQGYGRRLLREAEDRAADAGFSKLSVISGIGVRGYYRDKLGYHQDGPYVSKRL, encoded by the coding sequence ATGAGCGGCACCGCGGAACCGGACGGCGAGTCCGCCGACTCGGAGGAACCGGAGGCATTCGAGGAGGCGTGCCGACTGCTCGTCCAGCGCATCCTCGACGGCGACGTGGACCGCGACAGTCTCGAGTCCGCGAAACTCGACGCCTGTTCGGCGGTGTCCTCGCCGAAGGTGCCGCAGAACACCGACCTCCTCCAGCGTGCGCCGGATGGCCGCCGCGAGGAAGTTCGCGAGGTCGTGATGCGCAAGCCCGTCCGCACCGCCTCCGGCGTCTCGCCGGTGGCGATTATGACCTCGCCACACACCTGCCCGCACGGGAAGTGTCTCTACTGCCCCGGTGGCCCCGCCTCGGAGTTCGACTCCTCACAGAGTTACACGGGCCACGAACCCGCCGCCGCCCGTGGGAAGCAGAACGACTACGACCCGTACGGCCAGGTGACGCTCCGCCTCGAACAACTGCGCCACATCGGCCACCCGGTGGACAAGGCGGAACTCATCCTGATGGGCGGGACGATGACCGCCCGCTCACACGACTACCAGGAGTGGTTCGTCAAGCGGGCGCTGCAGGCAATGAACGAGTACGACACCGACGCCCGCCCGAACCCCGCGGAGGGGCGAAGTTTCGCACAGGACCCTGCCGAGTACGACTTCGAGTACCTCGAAGACGTCAAGAGCCGAAACGAGTCGTCGGACGTGCGCTGTGTCGGCATCACCTTCGAGACCAAGCCCGACTGGTGTGACCCCGAACAGATCGACCGGATGCTCGACTTGGGCGGGACGAAAGTCGAGGTGGGCGTCCAGACCACCTACGAGCGGGTGAACCGCGAGATGCACCGCGGCCACGGTAACCAGGCCTCCATCGACGCCAACCGCCGCCTCCGCGACTCGGCGTTCAAGGTGGGCTTCCATATGATGCCGGGGCAACCGGGGATGAGCGCGGAGATGTGCCGCGAGGACTTCCGGCAACTGTTCGAGAACCCCGACTGGCGGCCGGACTACCTGAAGATCTACCCGACGCTCGTCGTCCGCGGCACCCGCGTGTACGACTCGTGGCGGCGCGATGAGTTCGAGCCACTCTCCAACGAGGAGGCCGCCGACCTCGTCGCCGACGCGATGGACCAGATCCCGAAGTACTGCCGCCTCCAGCGAGTTCAACGCGACATCCCCGCGGACTTCATCGACGCCGGCGTGTGGAAGTCGAACCTCCGACAGTTGGCCGAGAAACGCGCCGAGGAGAAGGGGTACACCCTGCAGGACATCCGCTCGCGGGAGGTTGGCCACAACGACGCGGACCCCGACCCGAGCGACGTGGAACTCGACGTCGTCGAGTACGAGGCGGGCGGCGGCCTCGAACAGTTCATCTCGTTCGAAGACACCGAACAGGACCTGTTGGTGGGCTTCTGTCGCCTCCGATTCCCCTCCTACTCGCACGCCGCATCCGGCGCGGGGCCGGCCGCCGACGGCGACGCGGTTCGCCGCGAACTGGAGGATGCGGCGCTGGTGCGTGAACTCCACGTGTACGGGTCGCCCGCGACGTTCGACGGCGACGAGGGCGACTGGCAACACCAAGGGTACGGTCGCCGTCTGTTACGGGAGGCCGAGGACCGCGCCGCTGACGCGGGCTTCTCGAAACTGTCGGTCATCTCCGGCATCGGCGTGCGCGGCTACTACCGCGACAAACTCGGCTACCACCAGGACGGCCCGTACGTGAGCAAGCGCCTGTAG
- a CDS encoding DHH family phosphoesterase — MGKCIICGASVDGRICSSHEEDVVFEFRGNDPHQLVQNRFYTGIVDGYADFGVFIDLSSNVTGLLHRSELDRRLESLDWEPGDEVFVQVKNVRDNGDVDLAWSIRQSEREFRGALIQEGTTELDREPEDDDDDDSGGVTHKPTPDKPGESESDEGNGGADAGDESADDAQHEQSTEAEQSADVDSSSADESADEGDDESAEDDLDAVRDRNQATPEGEHERVGIGSLSNRVGESVRIEGEVVGARQTGGPTVFELRDETGVVDCAAFVQAGVRAYPEIDVGDIVRLDGEVEVRRNEIQVETDALAALDGDQAEAVQRRLADAVSDEARPDELATLGDHDAVDAVGDDLLEAAESVRRAVIESRPIVVRHAATADGYVAGAAIERAVLPLIREEHAKSDAEYHYFTRRPLDEPVYDMDAATKDATRMLQDRDRHGEQLPLVLLVGTGSTKESNDGLDLLGVYGAERVVVDAATADPEIADTVATLVNPGLAGADASDLTTGALASVLGATVNGDVADDLAHLPAVSYWEDTPDTYTALAEDAGVDADRVTDLREAVALEAYYQSYQDKRELITDILFDSEGSELAGHIAGQFREKLETELETAEANIEEREVDGHTFATLDADAYSHRFDFPSTTLLADELQRRGDRDATVVYGTDELYIRADSDVDVRSAAGDAAMAVPDAGVTAVGVRQGRVEFLAGRRDQVTDAVVDAVAGQLE, encoded by the coding sequence ATGGGTAAGTGTATCATCTGTGGTGCGTCCGTGGACGGACGCATCTGTTCCTCCCACGAAGAGGACGTGGTCTTCGAGTTCCGTGGCAACGACCCTCACCAACTCGTCCAGAACCGTTTCTACACCGGTATCGTCGACGGCTACGCCGACTTCGGCGTGTTCATCGACCTGTCGTCGAACGTCACCGGCCTCCTCCACCGCTCGGAGTTGGACCGTCGCCTCGAATCGCTCGACTGGGAACCAGGCGACGAAGTGTTCGTGCAGGTCAAGAACGTCCGCGACAACGGCGACGTCGACCTCGCGTGGTCGATTCGGCAGTCCGAACGTGAGTTCCGCGGTGCGCTCATCCAGGAAGGGACGACCGAACTCGACCGCGAACCCGAGGACGACGATGACGACGACAGCGGCGGCGTGACGCACAAGCCGACGCCCGACAAGCCCGGTGAGAGCGAAAGCGACGAGGGAAACGGGGGCGCTGACGCGGGAGACGAGAGCGCCGACGACGCACAGCACGAGCAGTCGACCGAGGCCGAGCAATCGGCCGACGTCGACTCGTCGAGTGCTGACGAAAGCGCCGACGAGGGCGACGACGAGAGCGCTGAAGACGACCTCGACGCCGTTCGCGACCGCAATCAGGCGACGCCCGAGGGCGAACACGAACGCGTCGGCATCGGCAGCCTCTCGAACCGCGTGGGCGAGAGCGTCCGCATCGAGGGCGAAGTCGTCGGCGCGCGTCAGACCGGCGGCCCCACCGTGTTCGAACTGCGCGACGAGACGGGCGTCGTCGACTGCGCGGCGTTCGTGCAGGCTGGCGTCCGCGCGTACCCCGAAATCGACGTCGGCGACATCGTTCGTCTCGACGGCGAGGTCGAGGTACGCCGCAACGAGATTCAGGTCGAGACGGACGCACTCGCCGCACTCGACGGTGACCAGGCGGAGGCCGTCCAGCGACGACTCGCAGACGCCGTGAGCGACGAGGCTCGACCGGACGAACTCGCGACGCTGGGCGACCACGACGCGGTCGACGCCGTCGGAGACGACTTGCTGGAGGCTGCCGAGTCGGTTCGCCGCGCCGTCATCGAGTCGCGCCCCATCGTCGTCCGCCACGCCGCGACCGCAGACGGGTACGTCGCCGGCGCGGCCATCGAGCGTGCCGTCCTCCCACTCATCCGCGAGGAACACGCCAAGAGCGACGCCGAGTACCACTACTTCACTCGTCGTCCGCTCGACGAACCGGTGTACGACATGGACGCGGCGACGAAAGACGCCACGCGGATGCTGCAGGACCGCGACCGCCACGGCGAGCAACTGCCGCTCGTTCTCCTCGTCGGCACCGGGTCGACGAAGGAGTCGAACGACGGTCTCGACCTGCTCGGCGTGTACGGCGCAGAGCGCGTCGTCGTCGACGCGGCGACCGCCGACCCCGAAATCGCAGACACCGTCGCGACGCTGGTCAATCCCGGTCTCGCCGGTGCCGACGCCAGCGACCTGACGACTGGTGCACTCGCCTCGGTCCTCGGCGCGACGGTCAACGGGGACGTGGCCGACGACTTGGCGCACCTCCCGGCGGTGAGTTACTGGGAGGACACGCCCGACACGTACACGGCGCTGGCGGAGGACGCCGGCGTCGACGCCGACCGCGTGACCGACCTGCGCGAAGCAGTCGCGCTGGAGGCGTACTACCAGAGCTACCAGGACAAGCGCGAACTCATCACGGACATCCTGTTCGACTCTGAGGGGAGCGAACTCGCGGGCCACATCGCCGGTCAGTTCCGCGAGAAGTTGGAGACGGAACTGGAGACGGCGGAGGCGAACATCGAGGAACGCGAAGTCGACGGCCACACGTTCGCGACGCTCGACGCCGACGCGTACAGTCACCGCTTCGACTTCCCGTCGACGACGCTGCTCGCGGACGAACTCCAGCGTCGTGGCGACCGTGACGCGACCGTCGTGTACGGCACGGACGAACTGTACATCCGCGCCGACAGCGACGTGGACGTGCGCTCGGCCGCCGGCGACGCCGCGATGGCGGTGCCCGACGCGGGCGTCACCGCCGTCGGCGTCCGCCAGGGCCGCGTCGAGTTCCTCGCGGGCCGTCGCGACCAGGTGACCGACGCCGTCGTCGACGCCGTCGCTGGCCAGTTGGAGTAA
- a CDS encoding YIP1 family protein has protein sequence MTTWVDSPEGGRARGPVAVARAWAEVLVRPTRFFHSGIAPGDQAPGLVFAVCVAVAFAGVRFVLDPATIPTAFGGPGVSAAISLLFVAVFVAPAALHLTAALQTVLLIAFVRDRAGISETVQVLAYASAPCALAGPPIPELRAACALYGASLLVLGIREVHDTSTARAAAATAIPAALVFGYGFRGFDAIGTLLAQWYII, from the coding sequence GTGACCACGTGGGTCGACTCACCCGAGGGCGGGCGCGCACGCGGGCCGGTCGCGGTCGCTCGCGCGTGGGCGGAGGTACTGGTTCGCCCGACGCGATTCTTCCACTCCGGCATCGCACCCGGCGATCAAGCACCTGGACTAGTGTTCGCCGTCTGTGTCGCCGTCGCGTTCGCAGGCGTCCGGTTCGTCCTCGACCCGGCGACCATCCCGACGGCGTTCGGTGGGCCGGGCGTCTCGGCGGCCATCTCGCTGTTATTCGTCGCCGTGTTCGTCGCGCCCGCCGCACTCCACCTGACGGCCGCGCTCCAGACCGTCCTGCTTATCGCGTTCGTCAGAGACCGCGCGGGCATCAGCGAGACGGTGCAGGTGCTCGCGTACGCGAGCGCGCCGTGTGCGCTCGCTGGACCGCCGATTCCCGAACTGCGTGCGGCGTGTGCGCTGTACGGAGCTAGCCTCCTCGTCCTCGGCATCCGCGAGGTCCACGACACCTCGACGGCCCGTGCAGCCGCTGCGACCGCGATTCCGGCCGCGTTGGTGTTCGGCTACGGCTTCCGCGGCTTCGACGCCATCGGCACGCTGCTCGCACAGTGGTACATCATCTGA
- a CDS encoding thymidine kinase, with protein MHQITGSGWIEVISGSMFSGKTEELLRRLRRAQIAGQETAVYTPALDDRFGTTSIGSHNGRTWEATVVENEGDGPWDVLDHLNGEQVVAIDEANFFSETLVDVCQSLAEDDRRVIVSGTDQTYRGEPFDPLPDLMAVAEYVDKLQAICAECGEPATRNQRLIEGEPAHVDDPTILVGAEESYQARCRSCHVVRRD; from the coding sequence ATGCATCAGATCACCGGCTCCGGGTGGATCGAGGTCATCTCGGGGTCGATGTTCTCGGGGAAGACCGAGGAACTCCTCCGTCGCCTGCGGCGCGCGCAGATCGCGGGCCAAGAGACCGCCGTCTACACGCCCGCGCTCGACGACCGCTTCGGGACGACGAGCATCGGGTCGCACAACGGCCGGACGTGGGAGGCGACCGTCGTCGAGAACGAGGGCGACGGGCCGTGGGACGTCCTCGACCACCTCAACGGCGAACAGGTCGTCGCCATCGACGAGGCCAACTTCTTCTCGGAGACGCTCGTTGACGTCTGTCAGTCGCTCGCGGAGGACGACCGGCGCGTCATTGTCTCGGGCACCGACCAGACGTACCGCGGCGAACCGTTCGACCCGCTCCCGGACCTGATGGCCGTCGCGGAGTACGTCGACAAACTCCAAGCCATCTGTGCGGAGTGTGGCGAACCCGCGACGCGCAACCAGCGTCTCATCGAGGGCGAACCGGCACACGTCGACGACCCGACCATCCTCGTCGGCGCAGAAGAGAGCTATCAGGCACGCTGTCGGAGTTGCCACGTCGTCCGGCGAGACTGA
- a CDS encoding DUF420 domain-containing protein — MSSDTPTSGPRGFARDHSAGVAGVVSALALGVVFATAGGLVPAGLLPRAPTSVVEAIPTANAVVSLTAIGTILAGVRAARNRDFEAHQRFMIASTGLFGVFLVLYLYRIALVGTTDFGGPAAVERFVYLPLLAIHILLAVVCVPLVVYVLTLAASRPRRDLFDTAHARVGRLAASLWVVSFSLGIVVYLILYHVY; from the coding sequence ATGAGTTCTGATACACCGACGAGTGGACCACGTGGGTTCGCGAGAGACCACAGTGCCGGCGTCGCCGGCGTCGTCTCGGCGCTGGCACTTGGAGTCGTCTTCGCGACGGCCGGCGGACTCGTTCCGGCGGGATTGCTCCCACGTGCGCCCACGTCCGTCGTCGAGGCCATTCCGACTGCGAACGCTGTCGTCTCGTTGACGGCTATCGGGACCATCCTGGCGGGCGTTCGTGCCGCTCGGAATCGCGACTTCGAGGCACATCAGCGGTTTATGATCGCGTCGACTGGTTTGTTCGGGGTGTTTCTGGTGTTGTACCTCTACCGCATCGCACTCGTGGGGACCACCGACTTCGGCGGCCCCGCCGCAGTCGAGCGGTTCGTCTACCTCCCCCTGCTGGCGATTCACATCCTCCTCGCGGTCGTCTGCGTCCCACTCGTCGTCTACGTGTTGACGCTGGCGGCGAGCCGCCCGCGGCGTGACCTGTTCGACACCGCGCACGCACGAGTCGGCCGACTGGCCGCGTCGTTGTGGGTCGTCTCCTTCTCGCTCGGTATCGTGGTGTACCTCATCCTGTACCACGTGTACTGA
- the purF gene encoding amidophosphoribosyltransferase produces the protein MPHGDSGEGSGAPVTSLTEPLREDARGSTPTDGPTEKCGVVGVSLSEREAARPLYYSLYALQHRGQDSAGIATHDGFQQHSHVEMGLVGDAFSQDDLDSLAGSAGIGHVRYPTAGGVNACCAQPFSVSFKSGALGLAHNGNLVNADEIRDELAASGHAFTSQGDTEVIAHDLARNLLESDLIRAVKRTMSRIHGSYSLTVMHDDTVIGVRDPQGNRPLCIGELDDGYVIASESAAIDTLDGELVRDVRPGELVVLESDGSGFDSYRLFEEDNSAHCFFEHVYFARPDSVMDDTLVYEARRNLGRALWAEAGVDSDVVMPVPDSGRAFASGYADAAAEDDAGVEFAEGLMKNRYVGRTFIMPTQDERERAVRLKLNPIRSTVEGKTVTLIDDSIVRGTTSTQLVQLLRDAGAEEVHVRIGAPAIIAPCYMGIDMATREELIAADRSVEEVREEVGADSLSYLSVDAVADSLSKSKADLCLGCVTGEYPYDIDGEATDRDVTRPTVGEPSPADD, from the coding sequence ATGCCACACGGCGACTCCGGGGAGGGTTCGGGGGCACCGGTCACATCGCTCACCGAACCGCTGCGTGAGGACGCGCGCGGGTCGACGCCGACAGACGGACCGACCGAGAAGTGCGGTGTCGTCGGCGTCTCGCTGTCCGAGCGTGAGGCCGCACGGCCGCTGTACTACTCGCTGTACGCCCTGCAACACCGCGGGCAGGACTCCGCGGGGATCGCCACCCACGACGGCTTCCAACAGCACAGCCACGTCGAGATGGGTCTCGTCGGCGACGCCTTCTCGCAAGACGACCTCGACAGTCTCGCCGGGTCGGCGGGCATCGGCCACGTCCGCTACCCGACCGCCGGCGGCGTCAACGCCTGCTGTGCTCAGCCGTTCTCGGTGTCGTTCAAGTCCGGGGCGCTCGGCCTCGCGCACAACGGCAACCTCGTCAACGCCGACGAGATTCGCGACGAACTCGCCGCCAGCGGCCACGCGTTCACTTCGCAGGGCGACACCGAAGTCATCGCCCACGACCTGGCACGGAACCTCCTCGAGTCAGACCTCATCCGCGCGGTCAAGCGCACAATGAGTCGGATCCACGGGTCGTACTCGCTGACGGTGATGCACGACGACACCGTCATCGGCGTGCGCGACCCGCAGGGGAACCGGCCGCTGTGTATCGGCGAACTCGACGACGGCTACGTCATCGCCTCGGAGTCGGCGGCCATCGACACCCTCGACGGCGAACTCGTCCGCGACGTTCGACCGGGCGAACTCGTCGTCTTAGAGAGCGACGGGAGCGGCTTCGACTCGTATCGACTGTTCGAGGAAGACAACTCCGCTCACTGTTTCTTCGAACACGTCTACTTCGCGCGCCCGGACTCTGTAATGGACGACACGCTCGTGTACGAGGCGCGCCGCAACCTCGGCCGGGCGCTGTGGGCCGAGGCCGGCGTCGACTCCGACGTGGTGATGCCGGTTCCCGACTCCGGTCGGGCGTTCGCCTCGGGGTACGCTGACGCTGCGGCGGAAGACGACGCCGGCGTGGAGTTCGCGGAGGGGCTGATGAAGAACCGCTACGTCGGCCGGACGTTCATTATGCCCACGCAAGACGAACGAGAGCGAGCGGTGCGACTCAAACTGAATCCGATCCGCTCGACCGTCGAGGGGAAGACGGTCACGCTCATCGACGACTCCATCGTGCGCGGGACTACCTCGACGCAGTTGGTGCAGTTGCTCCGCGACGCGGGCGCCGAGGAGGTCCACGTCCGCATCGGCGCGCCGGCCATCATCGCGCCGTGTTACATGGGCATCGACATGGCGACGCGGGAGGAACTCATCGCCGCCGACCGCTCCGTCGAGGAGGTTCGCGAGGAGGTGGGCGCCGACTCGCTGTCGTACCTGTCGGTCGACGCCGTTGCCGACTCGCTCTCGAAGTCGAAGGCCGACCTCTGTCTCGGCTGTGTGACCGGCGAGTACCCGTACGACATCGACGGTGAGGCGACCGACCGCGACGTCACCCGTCCCACGGTCGGCGAACCGTCGCCCGCCGACGACTGA
- a CDS encoding 50S ribosomal protein L37e yields the protein MTGAGTPSQGKKNKTTHVKCRRCGEKSYHVKKKKCSSCGFGKSAKRRDYEWKSKAGDN from the coding sequence ATGACCGGAGCCGGAACGCCGTCTCAGGGGAAGAAGAACAAGACGACGCACGTCAAATGTCGACGCTGCGGTGAGAAGTCCTACCACGTGAAGAAGAAGAAGTGCTCGTCGTGTGGCTTCGGGAAGTCCGCGAAGCGACGCGACTACGAGTGGAAGTCGAAGGCCGGCGACAACTGA
- a CDS encoding LSM domain-containing protein, translating to MPGRPLDVLEEALDTPVTVHLKDDTAHFGVLAGYDQHMNVVLDPTELEGSTDEEVEDTTIIRGDNVVSINV from the coding sequence ATGCCAGGCCGTCCGCTCGACGTACTCGAGGAGGCCCTCGACACGCCGGTAACCGTCCACCTCAAGGACGACACCGCACACTTCGGCGTCCTCGCCGGGTACGACCAGCACATGAACGTCGTCCTCGATCCCACCGAACTGGAGGGATCGACCGACGAGGAAGTGGAAGACACAACGATTATCCGTGGCGACAACGTCGTCTCGATTAACGTATGA
- a CDS encoding ribonuclease J: MEVEIATIGGYEEVGRQMTAVRAGDDIVVFDMGLNLSQVLIHDNVETEKMHSLDLIDMGAIPDDRVMSDMEGDVQAIVPTHGHLDHIGAISKLAHRYDAPVVASPFTIELVKQQVQSENKFNVDNDLVKMEAGETMEIGDSGNVQLEFVHVTHSIIDAINPVVHTPEGAVVYGLDKRMDHSPVLEDPIDMKRFREIGREGNGVLAYIEDCTNAGRKGRTPSESVARRHLKDVLTSVEDYDGGIVATTFSSHVSRVSSLVEFAQEIGREPVLLGRSMEKYSGTAERLNFVDFPDDLGMYGHRKSVDRTFKRIMQEGKENYLPIVTGHQGEPRAMLTRMGRGETPYELDDGDKVVFSARVIPEPTNEGQRYQSERLLKMQGARIYDDIHVSGHLREEGHYQMLDALEPQHVIPAHQDMKGFAPYVDLAGRKGYTLGRDIHVTQNGNMIQLTE, encoded by the coding sequence ATGGAAGTAGAAATCGCGACAATCGGCGGCTACGAGGAAGTTGGCCGCCAAATGACGGCAGTCCGAGCGGGAGACGACATCGTCGTGTTCGACATGGGCCTCAACCTGAGTCAGGTCCTGATCCACGACAACGTCGAGACCGAGAAGATGCACAGCCTCGACCTGATCGATATGGGTGCCATCCCGGACGACCGGGTGATGAGCGATATGGAGGGCGACGTGCAGGCCATCGTGCCGACGCACGGTCACCTCGACCACATCGGCGCCATCTCGAAACTGGCCCACCGCTACGACGCGCCCGTCGTGGCGTCACCGTTCACCATCGAACTGGTGAAACAGCAGGTCCAGAGCGAGAACAAGTTCAACGTCGACAACGACCTCGTCAAGATGGAAGCCGGCGAGACGATGGAGATTGGCGACTCCGGGAACGTCCAGTTGGAGTTCGTCCACGTCACTCACTCCATCATCGACGCCATCAACCCGGTCGTCCACACGCCCGAGGGCGCGGTCGTCTACGGCCTCGACAAGCGGATGGACCACTCGCCGGTCCTCGAGGACCCCATCGACATGAAGCGGTTCCGTGAGATCGGTCGCGAGGGCAACGGCGTCCTCGCGTACATCGAGGACTGTACCAACGCTGGCCGGAAGGGCCGCACGCCCTCCGAGTCGGTCGCACGACGCCACCTGAAGGACGTGCTCACGTCCGTCGAGGACTACGACGGCGGCATCGTCGCCACCACGTTCTCCTCGCACGTCTCGCGTGTCTCCTCGCTCGTCGAGTTCGCACAAGAGATTGGACGCGAGCCAGTACTCCTGGGTCGCTCGATGGAGAAGTACTCCGGCACCGCCGAACGCCTGAACTTCGTCGACTTCCCGGACGACCTGGGAATGTACGGCCACCGCAAGTCCGTCGACCGGACGTTCAAGCGGATTATGCAGGAGGGCAAGGAGAACTACCTCCCCATCGTCACGGGTCACCAGGGCGAACCGCGCGCGATGCTCACTCGGATGGGTCGCGGCGAGACGCCGTACGAACTGGACGACGGCGACAAGGTCGTCTTCTCGGCACGGGTCATCCCAGAGCCGACGAACGAGGGCCAGCGCTACCAGTCCGAGCGCCTCCTGAAGATGCAGGGCGCGCGCATCTACGACGACATCCACGTGTCGGGCCACCTCCGCGAGGAGGGGCACTACCAGATGCTCGACGCGCTGGAGCCCCAGCACGTCATCCCGGCCCACCAGGATATGAAGGGCTTCGCCCCGTACGTCGACCTCGCCGGTCGCAAGGGGTACACGCTCGGTCGTGACATCCACGTCACGCAGAACGGCAACATGATCCAACTCACGGAGTGA